Below is a genomic region from candidate division KSB1 bacterium.
TTTAGCAACCAATACTTTTAATTTAAATGAATTTCCAATTTAAGTCTAACAGGTCATATAAATAAATAAATAATAACCATGCGCTTCTCCGACTGGCTTACTTTTGACGATATTGCAGAACAAGTACCGAAAGAACCCGGGCTCTTCCAAATTAAAACCCGTGAAGGGTTGTTATCTTATCCCCGGGGCAAAAGCGCCATGTTTTATTACGGCTATTCCGAAGATTTAAATTACGGCTTGCAGAAGTTCAGCCGGGATATTTTGCCGCCTTTGAAAATGACGGCTGAAACCCTCTTTGCCCGCTGGATGGCGGCTGAAGATTTTGAAATTCGATTTAAAAATCAGTTAGACTTATTTCGCTCAAATTTCGGCTCATTTCCTCTCGGCAATGAAATGCTCTTACAGCAAGAAACCGGCGAACACGCCGATCCTGAAAATTAACTTCCAGCTTATATAATTGCGTACAACCACATGAAGAGGCAGGGGCACCTTTTAACTCTGTTGGCGGCGTTGGCTTTTGCGGCACTTTTGTGGGCATCTTCAGCGTACGCTTTTCAAAATCCAACAAAAGGCAGCGAAAACGAAAATTCTCAAGCAGATGAAGAAGATAAAAAAAATATTTTAGAACGAACTGTGAGAAGTGTCCTGGCGCCCCGCCAGGCTCAGATTTTCGGCAGACCTTACACGTATTATTTCTTTCCGATTGCTTTCTATCACTTCGAAACCGGCCTAAACCTGGGTTTTAACACGCACTGGTTTTCGCCAAAAAGAGATGCATTTCTTTACCGGCTGCGCCTGCAGGTTATTGCTTCATTAAAAAATAATCACAAACATAATTTTGTTTTTGAATATCCGCAATTGGCAGATTCAAAGTTTGGATTTATCCTGAGAGGAGAGTGGGAGCGCGCCTTGCAGACGCATTATTTTGGCCTTGGCAACAGCAGTCTAAATGACAGGGAACTCACGGCCTCCGGCAATGAGAATTTTATTCATAAAGATTTTTATGTTTATACTCTGAAAAGGCCGCGCTTGAAACTTTTCCTTACCTACCACATTTTTCCCGATATTGTTTTCGGATTTGGGGGTGGATTTCAATCGGCTGACCCGCAACCGCGGGATAACCCAGGCGAGTCTTTTCTTGCCGTGGATCGCCCTTTCGGCTATCTCGGCGGCTCGGGAAAACATCTTGCTTTTAAAATTAATTGGGATACCCGAAGCAACCGGGTTTTTCCCCTGGCTGGATTTCATACCGAACTTTCATTTGAGCCAAACTGGGCTTCGGTGAATGTGGAAAGGCAGACTCCGAACGGCCTCCAAAAACAATCGCAAAACGTGACTTTTTCACGTTACACTTTTTCTGATGCACGTTTCCTGCCAATTAAATCCAAGCGGTTGATCCTTGCCAACCGAATTGCATTTGAAGCAATTTCCGGGGCTGCACCTTATTATGAGTTTGGTCAATTTTCCGGACAGAGGAATACCCGGGCGCTTGGTGGAAGCCAGTCTCTTCGCGGATTTAGAAGCCGGCGTTTTCAGGATAAAATTAAGCTGATTACGCTGACCGAGCTGCGGTTTAACTACCGGCCAATCAATCTGATGTCAGAGTCTTTCGGGATGATTTTTATGGCATTTTTTGACAGCGGCCGGGTCTGGGAAAAATGGTCGGATCTTGCCTTCAATGATTTTCATTCTACATTTGGGTTCGGTATCTGGCTGAACTGGGATAATAATCTCATTATTCGCTTGGATGTCGGCCATTCCAGGGAAGAAACTTTCTTTCCGTTCCTGCGACTTAATACTGCATTTTGACTGGATGCTGGATGCTGGATGCTGCAAAAAAAGCTCTTGCTTTTTATGGTGAACATTAGTATACTCTTGCATGCAGGAGAACTTATTTACACCCTCTCTGCCGTTGATCAAAGGTCGTGCCGCCACGCACAATCCTGTCAATCGGTTTGAGCCTTTATTGCTTGAAGCGGATCCTGATTGGTTGGAGCAGGAACCCGAGCGAGAAATAATAACCCAGTTTTTTCGGGATCATACCCGGGATATTTTATCTAAAAATGACAGCCCGGACATCCCTTTTACTTACAGCCTAAATCCCTACCGTGGCTGCGAACATGGCTGCATTTACTGTTATGCCCGTCCAACTCATGAGTATCTCGGTTTTTCATCGGGAGTGGATTTTGAGACCAAAATTTTGGTCAAACCAGATGCACCAAAATTACTTGAAAAGAGATTTAAATCGCGCAGTTGGGTGCCGCAGGTGATCGCTTTTTCAGGAAATACCGATTGCTACCAACCCGTCGAAAAACGGCTGAAACTGACCCGAAAATGTCTTGAAGTGTTTTTGAAGTTTCGCAACCCGGTGGGAATTATCACAAAAAACGCACTAATTCTCCGCGACCTCGATATTTTACAAGAATTGGCTGAATATGATTTGGTCGCGACCACCCTTTCAGTTACCACACTGGACAATGCTTTATCCCGCAAAATGGAGCCGAGAACTTCGGCGCCGCTAAAAAGGCTCGAAGCGTTAGAAAAACTCGCGGCAGCGGGAATCCCGACCGGCGTCAATGTCGCGCCGGTGATCCCCGGCTTGACAGAACACGAAATGCCGGAAATTTTGAAGGAAGCAGCTAAACGTGGCGTCAAAAGCGCTGCTTATATCTTGCTGCGATTGCCTTATGCTGTAAAGGAGCTGTTCCAGGGGTGGGCAGAAAAACATTTTCCGGATCGTGCCAATAAAATGCTGCACTTTGTTCAAGAAACGCGCGCCGGACGTTTAAACGATCCCTGCTTTGGCAGCCGGATGCGGGGAGAAGGCGTGCGGGCAGATACAATTGAGAGATTGTTTGGAGTGAGCTGTCGAAAATACGGTTTGAATCGGGAGCGATTCAGCAGCCTCACTACGGAGCATTTCCGCCGGACTGAAATGGCACAGGAGGAATTGTTTTAGTGCTTTGTGATTCGGGAACCCTGCAGGAGCAAGGTACCGAACTTTATTAGGTTAAAAACTAGCCGCAGTCGAGTACCTTAGACGCTATCCACAAGCCGGCAACACAAAAAGCGAGGAAACATACGGCTGCAGAATATCTTTCCGTTCCATTATAACGCCCTCTAAGATAGGTATTATCGTCATACGCTTTCCCTCCTTATTAGAATTAGACGTTGGAAATACAACTGTGCGCTGATGTCCATCATTTTCAAAAAATATAAACATTTAAGCCTAAAGTTGTTCAAACTTACCATCCAACATTACTTTAAACCTGTTGAATTTGTTTTTGTCTCTACGAACTAACAAAAGCATTTCAGTCGCCGCGTTGGCCAAATCGACCGCGACTATTTTTCCATCATAAAACTCTCTGATGGTTCTTACGGGAGTATGCGCAACAATATGAACGTTACTTTTAAAATTTTTGAGCACTTTTTTTAGGTCTTTTGCCAACGTATCACTGCCGACGTAGGCCCGGTACCAAAAAACACTGTTGCTTGAGTAAAAAAAAGCCAGTCTTTTGTAAAATTGCAGCGAATCAACCAGGGCGGTTGGAATGGAGTCTTGTACCAAATAGTTGAAGACCTCTTCCTGCAAAAACGTTTTCAATGAATCATTAAATGCCTGGATTGAAATGGCATTGTAATCAGGCGTTATCCCGCCATGAGCAAATAAGGCTTTATTAATTTTGAGAATGCCGGGTTTTTGTGCCAGCCATTTTCCCAAAATCGAGTGGCGCGGACTGTACATTTCTGAATAGCTGATATTGTACATATCGGCAATAAGCTTTTCTTTCACGGATAAGTAACGAAGATCGTTGCCAAAAGTCATAATCTCATGGTTGCCCAATACAACATGAACCTGGCCGCCTTGTTCTTTTGCCTGTCGCTCCAGTTTGTAAAGGAACCACACCGTTCTGGTAACATCTTGCCCACGATCGAAGATATCCCCTAACGCAACCAGGTGCTTTTGATTTGCGATCCAATTTAGATTTGAATCGATAACCCATGCATTTTGCAGCAGCTTGATTAAGATGTCGAACCGGCCGTGAATATCACCCAATACATATATTGAATCAATGTTCGTAAACACACTTTCATTTTTTGTTTCTTTCTTATTTAGTTCGATAATGGTTTCATGCCGATCGGCTTGGCTGGAAAAATTGCCATATTGCAGGGCTAAAACGGATTCTTCAATGGCATCAAATGCAGCCCGGTGTGATCGGGCAGACTCTGTAATAACATCATAAAGCTGAATTCCATTTTTGAATACTTTAAGAAATCCTGAGTCCTCTTCAGTGGTTATCCAGTTTACTTCTATCTGATTCTCATGTTCGCGCACCCATAATCCATATTCGCCATTAAATTTGAATTTTGTCGATTGGGGTTTTTGAACTTCTGAGGTTGTTGATTCAAAGTAGCTATTTTGAAGATAGGCTGATGCGGGAGCAGAAAAAAAATAAAGCCCAATTAGGACAGGAATCCGAAAGGGGAGTACAAATTGACTAACCCTCTGTTTTTTTCTGATAAGAGATTTCACCATTAAGTTAAGATTAAAATGTTTTGATTTTACCGGAGTCCACTTGTTTTAAGAGTTTTTTGATCCGATTAAAAACGCCGTTAATTTCAGATTCAGTGAGGCCAAATTGCACGATATCATTGGTGACCCGCACGCCTTTTTTTGCGTTAAGGGATTCACTCGCCGGGACCGAAATGAGTTGTCCTTGCTGAATTTGAAACTGGGCGACAACGCCGAGGGTTTTTTCCA
It encodes:
- a CDS encoding BamA/TamA family outer membrane protein; this translates as MKRQGHLLTLLAALAFAALLWASSAYAFQNPTKGSENENSQADEEDKKNILERTVRSVLAPRQAQIFGRPYTYYFFPIAFYHFETGLNLGFNTHWFSPKRDAFLYRLRLQVIASLKNNHKHNFVFEYPQLADSKFGFILRGEWERALQTHYFGLGNSSLNDRELTASGNENFIHKDFYVYTLKRPRLKLFLTYHIFPDIVFGFGGGFQSADPQPRDNPGESFLAVDRPFGYLGGSGKHLAFKINWDTRSNRVFPLAGFHTELSFEPNWASVNVERQTPNGLQKQSQNVTFSRYTFSDARFLPIKSKRLILANRIAFEAISGAAPYYEFGQFSGQRNTRALGGSQSLRGFRSRRFQDKIKLITLTELRFNYRPINLMSESFGMIFMAFFDSGRVWEKWSDLAFNDFHSTFGFGIWLNWDNNLIIRLDVGHSREETFFPFLRLNTAF
- a CDS encoding PA0069 family radical SAM protein, whose amino-acid sequence is MQENLFTPSLPLIKGRAATHNPVNRFEPLLLEADPDWLEQEPEREIITQFFRDHTRDILSKNDSPDIPFTYSLNPYRGCEHGCIYCYARPTHEYLGFSSGVDFETKILVKPDAPKLLEKRFKSRSWVPQVIAFSGNTDCYQPVEKRLKLTRKCLEVFLKFRNPVGIITKNALILRDLDILQELAEYDLVATTLSVTTLDNALSRKMEPRTSAPLKRLEALEKLAAAGIPTGVNVAPVIPGLTEHEMPEILKEAAKRGVKSAAYILLRLPYAVKELFQGWAEKHFPDRANKMLHFVQETRAGRLNDPCFGSRMRGEGVRADTIERLFGVSCRKYGLNRERFSSLTTEHFRRTEMAQEELF
- a CDS encoding metallophosphoesterase; translation: MVKSLIRKKQRVSQFVLPFRIPVLIGLYFFSAPASAYLQNSYFESTTSEVQKPQSTKFKFNGEYGLWVREHENQIEVNWITTEEDSGFLKVFKNGIQLYDVITESARSHRAAFDAIEESVLALQYGNFSSQADRHETIIELNKKETKNESVFTNIDSIYVLGDIHGRFDILIKLLQNAWVIDSNLNWIANQKHLVALGDIFDRGQDVTRTVWFLYKLERQAKEQGGQVHVVLGNHEIMTFGNDLRYLSVKEKLIADMYNISYSEMYSPRHSILGKWLAQKPGILKINKALFAHGGITPDYNAISIQAFNDSLKTFLQEEVFNYLVQDSIPTALVDSLQFYKRLAFFYSSNSVFWYRAYVGSDTLAKDLKKVLKNFKSNVHIVAHTPVRTIREFYDGKIVAVDLANAATEMLLLVRRDKNKFNRFKVMLDGKFEQL